From Scytonema millei VB511283, the proteins below share one genomic window:
- a CDS encoding acyltransferase family protein codes for MRDIKIDFLRFLGLSLIILAHVEPPTWLAQLRNFDVVLMVVVSGLAFTQSRRVESYQSYLWKRIKRLLFPVWLFLSFYFLANTGLSLLGKTALIPPEVILDSYTLTEGIGYVWIIRVFLLVALTAPFIARANQRIKDHKVYFSILIFSYLIYELLLALTSQYTTTSLGENVSLFVYYGIAFSLVFAVGIRLPQLRKAECSVLAGFFLLTFAILGITYFTQQGDLVTTQTHKYPPSAYYLSYAMGMTVLAYLVGDKCIPIIRKFKKLEFWILFIAQNSMWMYLWHIPIVEFFEQNSYFNFLIEYFVAYSGAMLITFFQVSAVKKWLLPTIKKESLKKDLTILLTG; via the coding sequence ATGAGAGACATCAAAATAGACTTCTTAAGGTTTTTAGGTTTATCTCTGATTATTCTCGCTCACGTCGAGCCACCAACTTGGCTGGCTCAACTCAGAAACTTTGATGTAGTTTTAATGGTCGTAGTTTCTGGATTAGCATTTACACAATCCCGAAGAGTAGAATCTTATCAAAGTTATCTCTGGAAAAGAATCAAACGGTTACTCTTTCCCGTTTGGCTTTTCTTATCTTTCTACTTTTTAGCGAATACTGGATTGTCACTCTTAGGAAAGACCGCGTTAATTCCTCCAGAAGTTATATTAGATAGCTACACCCTAACCGAGGGAATTGGCTATGTTTGGATAATTCGAGTATTTCTGCTAGTCGCCCTCACAGCTCCTTTTATTGCAAGAGCAAATCAAAGAATCAAAGACCATAAAGTTTATTTCTCCATCTTAATCTTTTCATATTTAATATACGAATTGCTATTAGCTCTAACTTCGCAATACACAACCACCTCTTTAGGAGAAAATGTGTCATTGTTTGTCTATTATGGGATAGCATTTTCGTTGGTGTTTGCTGTTGGCATTCGGCTCCCGCAATTAAGAAAAGCTGAATGTTCGGTTTTAGCAGGATTTTTTCTATTAACATTTGCTATTTTAGGAATAACTTACTTTACTCAACAGGGCGACTTAGTCACTACGCAAACCCATAAGTATCCACCTTCTGCATATTATCTTTCCTATGCTATGGGTATGACTGTTTTAGCTTACCTAGTAGGAGACAAATGTATTCCAATTATAAGGAAGTTCAAAAAATTAGAGTTTTGGATTTTATTTATTGCCCAGAACAGTATGTGGATGTATCTTTGGCATATACCAATAGTTGAGTTTTTTGAGCAGAATAGTTATTTTAACTTTCTAATTGAATATTTTGTTGCTTACTCAGGGGCAATGCTAATTACCTTCTTTCAAGTCTCTGCTGTCAAAAAGTGGCTTTTACCTACTATAAAGAAAGAATCTTTAAAAAAAGACTTAACAATTCTTTTGACGGGCTAA
- a CDS encoding glycerol acyltransferase codes for MVTGTKSHSATTLGHRFDGWSLSERNPEAIKAWMPIWKWFYHNYFRVQTDGWHHIPSTGKVLLVGSHNGGLASPDTSMFLYDWFSRFGYDRLAYALMHPSAWQTPLFARPGSQVGAIIAHPKMARAALSKDAALLVYPGGAKDLFRPYAMRNRIYLANNKAFIKLALIESAPIVPLVSHGAHETLVILTDLYSQVKQLQEWGFPLALDGNTGVFPIFLGLPWGVGIGPIPNFPFPVQIHTRVCAPVVFERYGRAAARDRDYVDACYERVCSHMQAELDDLIEQSDG; via the coding sequence ATTGTCACAGGCACGAAAAGCCATAGCGCCACAACTCTTGGGCATAGATTTGATGGCTGGTCTTTATCAGAGCGCAATCCTGAAGCAATTAAAGCTTGGATGCCGATCTGGAAATGGTTTTACCATAATTACTTTCGAGTGCAAACCGATGGCTGGCATCATATCCCATCGACAGGTAAGGTGTTGCTCGTTGGCTCCCATAATGGCGGCTTGGCTTCCCCAGATACATCAATGTTTCTGTATGACTGGTTTAGTCGCTTTGGTTACGACCGATTAGCCTACGCCTTAATGCATCCCTCGGCTTGGCAAACGCCGCTTTTTGCTCGACCGGGTTCGCAGGTCGGGGCAATTATAGCTCATCCAAAAATGGCTCGCGCGGCACTCTCGAAGGATGCAGCACTACTCGTCTACCCAGGCGGCGCAAAAGATTTGTTTCGTCCTTATGCAATGCGAAACCGAATTTACTTGGCAAACAATAAAGCGTTTATCAAGTTAGCTCTGATCGAATCAGCACCGATTGTACCGCTGGTTTCCCACGGCGCGCATGAAACTCTAGTTATCTTGACCGATCTTTACTCGCAGGTGAAACAGCTACAAGAGTGGGGTTTTCCCTTGGCGCTTGACGGTAATACAGGCGTGTTTCCAATTTTTCTGGGGCTACCTTGGGGTGTAGGAATTGGTCCAATTCCCAATTTCCCGTTTCCCGTGCAGATTCATACTCGCGTCTGCGCGCCAGTTGTATTCGAGCGTTACGGTCGTGCCGCCGCACGCGATCGCGACTATGTAGATGCTTGCTACGAAAGGGTTTGCAGCCACATGCAGGCGGAGCTAGACGATTTGATCGAGCAGAGTGACGGATAA
- a CDS encoding MBL fold metallo-hydrolase, which yields MRIHHLNCGCMCPLGGALFDGFSRGLSACLVCHCLLVETEQGLVLIDTGFGQRDLEAPDSRLSQFFIQVNRIQFDRKYTALHQLEQLGFSANDVRHIVVTHLDFDHAGGLEDFPEATVHVMQAEIEATRSRHGFIASQRYRPGQWDEVKSWKYYSAGGEPWFGFEAVRNLEGLPPEILMIPLVGHTRGHAGIAIDTPQGWLLHAGDAYFYRHEMGSPQRRCTPGLRAYQWMMEVDRQARIYNQQRLHALSLDRSKDVRLFCSHDAIEFETFAKRSN from the coding sequence ATGCGCATTCATCATCTGAATTGCGGTTGTATGTGTCCGTTGGGCGGAGCGCTATTTGACGGCTTTAGTCGGGGTTTGAGTGCCTGCCTCGTCTGCCATTGCCTGCTAGTCGAGACAGAACAGGGACTTGTCTTGATTGACACTGGCTTTGGTCAGCGCGATCTTGAAGCGCCTGACTCGCGACTGAGCCAGTTCTTCATTCAAGTTAATCGGATTCAATTCGATCGCAAATATACGGCGCTCCACCAACTCGAACAACTCGGTTTTAGTGCAAATGACGTGCGCCATATTGTAGTAACCCATCTCGATTTTGACCATGCTGGCGGTTTAGAAGATTTCCCTGAAGCAACCGTACATGTGATGCAGGCTGAGATTGAGGCTACGCGATCGCGGCACGGTTTCATTGCCAGCCAGCGCTATCGTCCTGGGCAGTGGGATGAGGTCAAAAGTTGGAAGTATTATTCTGCTGGAGGTGAACCTTGGTTCGGCTTTGAGGCAGTGCGCAACCTTGAAGGACTACCACCAGAAATCCTGATGATCCCGCTTGTCGGTCACACGCGGGGTCATGCTGGGATTGCGATCGACACCCCCCAAGGCTGGCTGCTTCATGCAGGCGATGCCTACTTTTATCGACATGAGATGGGTTCGCCCCAGCGTCGCTGTACGCCCGGTCTGCGCGCCTACCAGTGGATGATGGAAGTCGATCGCCAAGCCCGAATCTATAACCAACAACGGTTACACGCACTCTCCCTCGATCGCAGCAAAGACGTGCGCCTCTTTTGCAGTCACGACGCTATTGAGTTTGAGACATTCGCCAAGCGATCGAATTGA
- a CDS encoding alpha/beta fold hydrolase, translated as MSQITIPNTEFYSWKNYRCAYENYTPDSSAQDSTPLLLIHPIGVGLSRRFWHRFCQAWDRAGHNNPIYNPDLLGCGESEMPHIAYTPADWASQLQHFLQTVVQKPVTLVVQGALLPVALELVRLQTQPNLIQKLVLASPPAIALMSQPTGARQQKLTWNLLDSPLGTAFYLYARRPQFLRSFSTRQLFASSDRVDSEWLDLLVKGAANPASRHAVFSFLAGFWRQNYRDTIAAIAQPTLVVVGDRASSISQAGKQDTPDRRLTDYLKCLPQGKGVKIAGRNVLPYESTPEFVATLAAFEPLNHS; from the coding sequence ATGAGCCAGATTACAATCCCAAATACAGAGTTTTACAGTTGGAAGAACTACCGTTGCGCTTACGAAAACTACACACCTGACAGCTCGGCACAAGATAGCACTCCTTTGCTACTCATTCACCCGATTGGTGTGGGCTTATCGCGTCGATTTTGGCATCGCTTCTGCCAAGCTTGGGATCGAGCCGGACACAATAATCCGATTTACAATCCCGACCTTCTTGGCTGTGGTGAGAGCGAAATGCCACATATCGCCTACACTCCGGCTGATTGGGCTTCGCAGTTGCAACATTTTCTGCAAACAGTCGTCCAAAAACCCGTCACCCTGGTCGTGCAAGGGGCGCTGTTACCTGTAGCGCTTGAGTTAGTCCGGTTGCAAACTCAACCAAATCTCATCCAAAAATTGGTACTGGCTAGTCCCCCAGCGATCGCACTCATGTCTCAACCAACAGGAGCGAGGCAGCAAAAACTGACTTGGAATTTGCTAGATTCGCCCCTTGGCACTGCCTTTTATTTGTATGCTCGCAGACCGCAGTTTTTGAGGTCTTTCTCGACGCGCCAGCTATTTGCTAGTAGCGATCGCGTCGATAGTGAATGGTTAGATCTGTTGGTCAAAGGTGCGGCAAATCCCGCTAGCCGTCACGCAGTCTTTTCCTTCTTAGCGGGTTTCTGGCGACAGAATTATCGAGATACGATCGCCGCGATCGCTCAACCAACATTAGTTGTTGTGGGCGATCGAGCATCGAGTATCAGTCAAGCAGGCAAGCAGGATACACCAGACCGACGATTAACCGATTATCTCAAGTGCTTGCCTCAAGGCAAAGGTGTCAAGATTGCCGGTCGCAATGTCTTGCCCTACGAGTCAACGCCTGAATTTGTTGCCACGTTGGCAGCATTTGAACCTTTGAACCATAGTTAA